TAGCTGGGAAATGTAAGTTGTGAAGATAATATTGACGCATATAAAGACTAGGAGACGTCGATCGCTTAGTGCTGTAGTCCATGAAATAGGCAAAATAAAAAATGCTTTATTTTTTACTTTTACTTTTTTATTTTTTATTTCTTCGGCTGGTCGATAAGTTTCTGAAATTGCAAAATAAATTACTCCAAAAAATACCACAAAAGAAATCGCATCAATTACAAACAGAGAGCGATAAGCGCCAGTTGTGCCAATTAATATTCCACCCAGAATAATGCCTACTCCCAAACCGAGATTATCTGCAAATCGCACGATCGCATAAGTTTCTTGACGATGTTCGGGCGCTGTTAAATCTGCTACTAAGGCTTCCGTAGCAGGCCAATACAAACCCATACCCAAGCCCATCAACAAGTTACCCGCAGTAAAGCTGGAAAAATCACTGGTTACCGCTAATACTAAAGATGCGATCGCGGATACAGCTGCGGATAATAACATAGTACGCCGACGGCCCCAAAACCGAGAATCAGCAAACGAACCGCCAAGTATACGCCCCAGCACTCCAGAAATAGAAGCGCTACCCAAACCAATACCCACCTGGGTTGCTGATAAATGTACTTGATTAACAAAAAAGATGGGGGCGTAAAAAAGCGTGAAACCACTGCCAAGATCGGAAAGGAATCTGCCCATAGCTAGAATCCAGACTTGAGGATTTAGCTGAGGTAACCAAGATAGCCATCTGGTACGATTTGAAAATTTCATTCGGGCTTTGTTTTTTCTAGAAGTCTGCGTAGGCAGACTTTGTTTGTGTAGCCGCGACTTTAGTCGTCAGGCTGATTCCGTATAACTCAGTCAAAAATAGTATGGGTGATTGGCATCAGGAACAACAAGCAGATTTAGTTCGTCTCGATCGGCATTACCCCCAATATGTATCATGTCTGATGGCACTAAAAAAGTCATCTACTTCGACAGGATATGAGACTAATTTGGCAGAGGCTTGTAGCAGCTGAGTCAACAGTATTGGGCATTGCTTAGATTGTCCTTGCGATCGAGAGATGCTAGCAAAAAAGACAAGATAGTTACGCATCTCTGTTAACAAGCCGATCGAAGTCGAATAATAGCTACCAAATTCTGATATTCTATTAGGCTACAAGAAGCTCTTTTTTTCACACCTGGATTTATACTGGCATCAAGTCAATGAACTAAAGTCATGAACCGTATTCACCGAACGATCGCAATTTTAGGCATCGCCACTACACTGGGTAGCATCGCACCTGTTCTTCAGGCTCAGTCAAAGCCAAGCCAGTCCCAGTCACCAACACCAACCGAGGCTCAGTCAAAGCCAACTCGCAGCAACGAATCAACGCCAACTAACGATCGGCCCAAGCCAACCCAAGATGGGTCAACAAAACCAGACCCCAGTACACAGTCTACTCCAACCGATACAGAATCAACACCAACCGAGGATCGACCAACAACCCCAACCGGGGGTGAGTCACAACCAAACAGCACAGAGTCAACCCCGTCAACTACTCCCACTACTAGGCCAACTCCCAGCACAGAGTCAACCCCGCCAACTACTCCCACTACTAGGCCAACTCCCAGCACAGAGTCAACCCCGTCAACTACTCCCACTACTAGGCCAACTCCCAGCACAGAGTCAACCCCAAGAAGCAATCCCGGAACAGAAATGAGTGCTGTGGACTTGTACAACCGGGGTATAGAAAAGGCTAAGCAAGGCGACTATAGAGGTGCGATCGAGGATTACAATGCGGCTATAAAGCTCAATCCCGAACTCACACAAGCCTACGTTAATAGGGGTTACGCTCGCTATTTTTTGAAGGATTTTCAAGGTGCGATCGATGACAGCACCGAAGCAATTCGGCTCGATCCAAATAATGCCAAAGCGTACATCAATCGGGGTAACGCTCGCGATGACCTTAAACAACATCAAGAAGCAATAGAGGATTACAACCAGGCAATACGCCTTGACCCAAATGATGATAAAGCTTACTACAACCGAGGTATTGCCTACAACAAACTGCAAAAACATCAAGAAGCACTTCAGGATTACGCTCGCGCTATCCAGATCAGGCCCGACTTTGCTGAAGCTTTCTTCAATCGCGGTGTTACTTACTACAGCCTCAAAAATACCCAAGCAGCGCTCAGGGATTTCCAAAAAGCAGCCGATCTTTTTCGCTCCCAAGGAAATACACAAGCTCTTCAATCTACACAGGAAGCAATTAGAACCATTCAGCAAACTAGAACTTGAATAAGGAATTAAAGAAGAAAAACCTGATGTTTTTCTTCTTTAATTTCGATATTTAGAACTTACGCGGACTTGACTATGGTTGTTGCGGCGCAATTCCAGACTTATACCGTAGAAGAGTTTCTTAACCTAGACCTCCCGGAAGGACAGGAATACGAACTTATCGACGGAAGGATATCTGTGATGGCTGAACCTTCAGGGGAACACGAAAATCTGCGTTCCGAACTGATGGTAGAATTGCGAATGGAAAGCAGACGCCGCCAACTCGGACTGCTGGTGCATCCAAAACCCGTACTGCAATTAGGGCCAAAAGATACTCGCAAACCCGACTTGATTGCAATTAATCGCGATGCTTGGAATCGCCAGACTCAATCAGAAGCGGTATTGAGGGAATCACCCAGCGTTGTAATTGAAATTGTCAGCACGAATTGGGAAGAAGACTATCGGCATAAACCGCTGTGGTATGCTGCTTTTGGGGTAAGTGAGTTGTGGATTGTTGACCGCTATCCTAACCGCAAAAATCCTAAAATTGAGGAACCTACGATCGCGATCGGACAGTTGGTGACTTCGCGTAGTATTTTAGTGGAAAGAGAATATGAGTTTCAGAGTTTTAGAGGGAAACAGAGGATTGAGTCGCGGGTTTTCCCAGATTTAGAGATTACTGTTGAGGAGATTATTGGTTATGGGAAGGGGATTTGATATTGTGTTGTATGGGTAGCGATCGTACTTGGTTTTGGGAGGTGCGTGTATGCTCCACCTCCTATAATTTTAGGATTTATTTATAATCTTCTAATCGTAAAAAATGCAATCTTCCTGATGCTTCACCTGCCACTATTGTTACGCCATCGGGTGCAACTGCACAGCACTTTAACGCACCATCGCCATTGAAAGTAGCAACTACTTCCCCACTATTTAAATTCCAGACTTTAAGAGTCCCATCCTCTGAAGCTGACACAACCAATCGCCCATCTAGAGTTGTAGCGAGTGTCCACACCCAATTCGTATGCCCAATAAGAGTATGTAGTTCGGCACCTGTATGCAAATCCCAAACTTTCAGATTAACTTCAGCTGAGATAGCCAGTTGCCCATCTGGAGTGATAGCAACTGTCTGTACCGAGTTGTTATGCCTCATAAGAGTACGCAGTTCTACACCTGTATGCAAATCCCAAACTTTGAGACTTTTGGATAAAGCTGAAACAGCTAGTTGGCCATCTGGAGTAATAGCGACTGCATTTATCCAATCATTATGTCTAAAGAGTGTACGCAATTCGACGCCCGTATGTAAATCCCAAACTTTGAGAGTGCCATCTCCTGAACCTGAAACAGCTAGTTGGCCATCTGGTGTAATAGCGACTGTAGTTACCCAATGAGTATGTCCAGATAGTGTACGCAATTCGACACCCGTATGTAAATCCCAAACTTTGAGAGTATCATCGGATGAAGCTGAAACAACCCATTTTCCATTGGGAGTAATGGCAACTGCATTTACATCATATTTATGTCCGGTGAGTGTACACACTTCGACACCCGTATATAAATCCCAAACTTTGAGAGTACCACCCGATAAAGCTGAAACAGCTACTTGTCCATTAGGACTAATGGCAACTCCATTAACCGATCTGGGATGTCTGGTGAGGGTAGAAGGTTCTCCCTTGGTGTTTAAATCCCAAACTTTCAGAGTACAGTCCAATGAAGCTGAAACAGCCAGTTTTCCATCCGGTGTAATAGCACTGGCCATTACTGTTCCAGTATGTCCCGTAAGGGTTTGTAGTTTGGCACCTGTATGTAAATCCCAGACTTCGAGAATATCATCTGAAACAGAAATAGCCAGTTTCTCATCCGGCGTAATGGCCACTGCTGTGTCATTCCAGGTTTCATTCCAGATACACTCAGCGAAAGTACGAACTTCAATACCCCGATCCAAATCCCAGATTTTGAAGGTTTTATCGAATGAACCTGAAACAGCCAGTTTTCCATCAGAAGTAATAGCAACTGCTATTACTGTGTTAGTATGTCCAGTTAGGATTTTCACTTCAATACCCCGATCCAAATCCCAAACTTTCAGAGTTTGATCTGATGAACCTGAAACAGCCAGTTTTCCATCGGGAGTAATAGCAACTGCTGTGACCGTATTGGTATGCTCAGTCAGGGTTGCTAGTTCTACACCCCGATCCAAATCCCAAACTTTCAGAGTTTGATCTGATGAACCTGAAACAGCTAGTTTTCCATCAGGAGTAATAGCAACTGCTGTTACTGTTTTGGTATGCCCAGGCAGGGTTTTCACTTCAATACCCCGATCCAAATCCCAAACTTTCAGGGTTTGATCTGATGAACCTGAAACAGCCAGTTTTCCATCACGAGTAATAGCAACTGTTCCTACCCCACTGCTATGCCCGGTAAGGGTTCCTACTTCAGCACCTCTGTACAAATCCCAGACTTGGAGAATATTATCTGAAGCTGAAATAGCAAGTTTTCCATCGGCAGTAATGGCAATTTGATTCACCCGAAAAGGAGAGCCTGTCAAGGTACGCAGCAACGGTTCTCTTGGTGTTGTTAAGCTGGGAGTCAAAGGGCGCAGCCAAGGTAGTGCTTTCCACTGCTTTGCTTGCTCTAGCATTGCCTGAATATCAGGCGTTTCATAAGACATCAAGCGACCTAGTAGTTGACCTGCCAGCTGAATATTGTCCAGAGTCAGGATATTTGCAGACAACCTAGTTGCACTTTGAATTAATTTCAGATTCTTCTTTATCTCTTCAGAAATTTCAATATCAGGATGCAAAGCTAATTCATAGTCATCAATTAGCGGCTGCACTCCAAATTCTTTGTGAGAAACCTTAGTCGCAAGGACATCGAAATTGGTTAACCAACTCTGCAATCGCTTTGCCTCTCCCTGTTTTGCAAAATAACTCGGCATTTCTAGAAAATCTCGTAGCTTGTCAGGTGGCATATTTACTAATCGTGATTTTACATCATTCATCTCCAAAGACTGCCTCCCATAGAATATCTGTTTTCTGTTTGTTAATTTTTTTAATCGAAACCCCTGCTGCCTCTATAATTTCATGTTTATGTAAAAACCTCCAAAAATCAGAGTGATAGATGCTGTAGCAAACTTGACCTTCAAGAGTGCGCTTATGTAAAAATTGTAGCCATTCTTTTAAGACATCCTGCACTGTTAACGGAGTTTCGCCAATATACTCAGATATTAGCTGGCATGAAATCGGCTGACGGGTTTCTGCCAAATGGTAAATAACATTAATCTTGACGTTTGAGCGCGGTATATCATTCATCCCCATTTTTTGCCAATGGAATTCATAGTATTTTTGCAAGCCGAGAGGCAAACTATCGAGATTCAAGTCTGGATATATATCCTCCTCAATTCCATACAAAACATAGACCAAATACATGAAGTTGTTTTCACTTCTAGTGGCAATTTCATCAATAAACTTCTCTTCTGTCACCTTCTGTTTCTTAATCCATTGACGTATCTTTTCACTACCGTTAACTCGATTCTGAATATAGGTACAGATATCTTCACTGCTTTGCTCTTGATAGTCCATAAGCTTGAATATTTGTTGTGGCGCATCAGTCACCAATGGTACATCAACTCCACGTCGAATCGTTGTTATAAAATAGATCCCCTTTGGTAAATAACGCGGTAAGTAAAGAATATTTGCATTTTTGTTTTTTTGGCTGGATTGGTCAACTTCATCTAAGGCATCAACGGCAATTACTACGGATTTACCATTTCTTTTTAGGGCAACTTCATCTAACAATTTTTTGAAGAAAGCACCGTCGCTAGTGGCATCAGCGGATAAAGGCAAGGAATAGGATAGCTGGTACTTTTTGATTAGTTGTTTGCAGACACTTTCTAGGAATTTAGAGGGGGGGTTATCTTGGTCATTTTCTACATTGAAATGAGCCACACACCCACTGTCCTGTACATACTTTGCCAGAATCGCACTTTTTCCCATCCCAGGATCGCCGATGATAGTGAAATAGCCGTTGGTTTTGCTGTTGATAAATTTTGCAATCTCCGCGAACACATATTCACGTCCGACAAAATCCCTGGTTTTATTATCGATTATCGTCTGAAAAGGATGAGCATCATCTATATCGGGTTCAGCATCTTCAGATAAATCAACAATCTTTTTCTCATCTAGACCAAGCGCCGTGCAAATCCCCTTAAAAAAACGATTGTCAATTTTAGTACGATTGAAAAAATTGGAAATTACATTAGAACCACAGCCAACCTCTGTGGCTAGACCTTGTTTTGTCGAACCCTTACGCTTAAGAGCCTTTTCAGCTTCGCTAATACCTGCTTGAGTTGCGCGACGCGAATTCCTTCCCATAGCCTCTCCACAGAACTTACACCGGAATCAATATAAAGTTTTGTTACAAGTCAAATAAGTCAAAAAACTCAAAACTAACTCAAAGTATTACACCAAAAGGTTTCCAGGCATCTGCTTATACGATGGAGAGTGAAGCCCCCAATACTACCTCTGAGGTTATTCTCCCATACAAAGAAGCACGATATGCCAAAACCACCCAGAACCGACGACATTATTCAGGAAGGCCGAAATTCCCTGGGCGAAGCTTTTACCGAGGGGTTAAAGACCCGGCCCAAAGAGTTCAAAGACCCGATCTTCACTGACCCCAGCGAGATGCACGGTGATAATTACACTGAAAAACAAGAAACCGTTTCCAGTCGTGAATCAGACACGATTTTAGCTTTAACTAACCGAATTAAAGCCCTAGAAGAATTTCTCGATCCACTTAGTTATGAAGATCCAAGAAAACTGTTCGGTGGAACCGACTAGCTAAAGATAGAGACACAATTCCAACTCCCAAACGAGCCAAGAAAAGCAATATCCCCCAAAGCCCAACCAGGAGTATCTTATCTAATGAATTGCCCTAACCAAGAAAAACAGATTTTGCCTTGCAAAATTGTTCAGCATCCTTCCAAAGAACATATTTTCTTCTGTAAGGTCTGTCAGGAATCTTATGATGTTCGCGAAATTGGCACTGAATCTTCTAACAATCCCTTTCTTGTCATATTGGGCGTTGTTTTAGTAATTTTTGGCATCGCAGTAATGTCGAGCCAGCCATCTCCGCCTACACCTTCTCTCATAGAAAATTCTTCCCTCGATCGGTAAAAATCGAACTCCGGCTAAGGGTTAGCCGGAGAAAAGTTTCTCTATCTATCAATCAAATCAAATTTACCACTAAACCTATGTTGGAATTTGACAGTAATAATAGCGCTGACACCTTTACTACCGCTAACAGTGCATTCACCAACCAATCTGAATTACAGCAAATTCGCGCCAATTATTGTAAGGAAGTAAAGGGAATCGCGGAATTTGTTAAGCAACTTATAGCTGGCAGAACTGAGGAAGAAATAACCGAGGAAGAAATAGAAAGAATAGCCAGACAAGCACACAGTCTGCGACGCGAAATTGGCATCAAGTATAAGGAACTCACTCCCCAACAGAAACTAGATGCTATCTACGTCCGCAACCTAAAAAAATATGGCGATTCATTAGGCCCAACCATCGAATACCTGCGGACAATCGGCAAGACTTGGCTGCAAATTATTGAAAGTGCCAGTCGGCCTAACCCAGGCGATATCAATGATATATTGAGGGAAGGATAACAGCGCCTTAGCCATGA
Above is a window of Argonema galeatum A003/A1 DNA encoding:
- a CDS encoding WD40 repeat domain-containing protein; translation: MPSYFAKQGEAKRLQSWLTNFDVLATKVSHKEFGVQPLIDDYELALHPDIEISEEIKKNLKLIQSATRLSANILTLDNIQLAGQLLGRLMSYETPDIQAMLEQAKQWKALPWLRPLTPSLTTPREPLLRTLTGSPFRVNQIAITADGKLAISASDNILQVWDLYRGAEVGTLTGHSSGVGTVAITRDGKLAVSGSSDQTLKVWDLDRGIEVKTLPGHTKTVTAVAITPDGKLAVSGSSDQTLKVWDLDRGVELATLTEHTNTVTAVAITPDGKLAVSGSSDQTLKVWDLDRGIEVKILTGHTNTVIAVAITSDGKLAVSGSFDKTFKIWDLDRGIEVRTFAECIWNETWNDTAVAITPDEKLAISVSDDILEVWDLHTGAKLQTLTGHTGTVMASAITPDGKLAVSASLDCTLKVWDLNTKGEPSTLTRHPRSVNGVAISPNGQVAVSALSGGTLKVWDLYTGVEVCTLTGHKYDVNAVAITPNGKWVVSASSDDTLKVWDLHTGVELRTLSGHTHWVTTVAITPDGQLAVSGSGDGTLKVWDLHTGVELRTLFRHNDWINAVAITPDGQLAVSALSKSLKVWDLHTGVELRTLMRHNNSVQTVAITPDGQLAISAEVNLKVWDLHTGAELHTLIGHTNWVWTLATTLDGRLVVSASEDGTLKVWNLNSGEVVATFNGDGALKCCAVAPDGVTIVAGEASGRLHFLRLEDYK
- a CDS encoding tetratricopeptide repeat protein — its product is MNRIHRTIAILGIATTLGSIAPVLQAQSKPSQSQSPTPTEAQSKPTRSNESTPTNDRPKPTQDGSTKPDPSTQSTPTDTESTPTEDRPTTPTGGESQPNSTESTPSTTPTTRPTPSTESTPPTTPTTRPTPSTESTPSTTPTTRPTPSTESTPRSNPGTEMSAVDLYNRGIEKAKQGDYRGAIEDYNAAIKLNPELTQAYVNRGYARYFLKDFQGAIDDSTEAIRLDPNNAKAYINRGNARDDLKQHQEAIEDYNQAIRLDPNDDKAYYNRGIAYNKLQKHQEALQDYARAIQIRPDFAEAFFNRGVTYYSLKNTQAALRDFQKAADLFRSQGNTQALQSTQEAIRTIQQTRT
- a CDS encoding Uma2 family endonuclease, with amino-acid sequence MVVAAQFQTYTVEEFLNLDLPEGQEYELIDGRISVMAEPSGEHENLRSELMVELRMESRRRQLGLLVHPKPVLQLGPKDTRKPDLIAINRDAWNRQTQSEAVLRESPSVVIEIVSTNWEEDYRHKPLWYAAFGVSELWIVDRYPNRKNPKIEEPTIAIGQLVTSRSILVEREYEFQSFRGKQRIESRVFPDLEITVEEIIGYGKGI
- a CDS encoding ATP-binding protein, which encodes MGRNSRRATQAGISEAEKALKRKGSTKQGLATEVGCGSNVISNFFNRTKIDNRFFKGICTALGLDEKKIVDLSEDAEPDIDDAHPFQTIIDNKTRDFVGREYVFAEIAKFINSKTNGYFTIIGDPGMGKSAILAKYVQDSGCVAHFNVENDQDNPPSKFLESVCKQLIKKYQLSYSLPLSADATSDGAFFKKLLDEVALKRNGKSVVIAVDALDEVDQSSQKNKNANILYLPRYLPKGIYFITTIRRGVDVPLVTDAPQQIFKLMDYQEQSSEDICTYIQNRVNGSEKIRQWIKKQKVTEEKFIDEIATRSENNFMYLVYVLYGIEEDIYPDLNLDSLPLGLQKYYEFHWQKMGMNDIPRSNVKINVIYHLAETRQPISCQLISEYIGETPLTVQDVLKEWLQFLHKRTLEGQVCYSIYHSDFWRFLHKHEIIEAAGVSIKKINKQKTDILWEAVFGDE
- a CDS encoding MFS transporter; amino-acid sequence: MKFSNRTRWLSWLPQLNPQVWILAMGRFLSDLGSGFTLFYAPIFFVNQVHLSATQVGIGLGSASISGVLGRILGGSFADSRFWGRRRTMLLSAAVSAIASLVLAVTSDFSSFTAGNLLMGLGMGLYWPATEALVADLTAPEHRQETYAIVRFADNLGLGVGIILGGILIGTTGAYRSLFVIDAISFVVFFGVIYFAISETYRPAEEIKNKKVKVKNKAFFILPISWTTALSDRRLLVFICVNIIFTTYISQLHSTLPLYLSKFVQMGNSKVGFSTTTISALFTWHMIIAIVTLIPIARFLKRFSHPQTLTVSATLWAVGFSFIWATAIVPVGQLYWTILAMGILAIATVSYTPSASALVADIAPVYLRGVYLSINSLCWAVGYAVGPPLGGWAIDRPPTIASSFWLALALSVVIVVAILQYLDRILKNIDTSK